From Budorcas taxicolor isolate Tak-1 chromosome 19, Takin1.1, whole genome shotgun sequence, the proteins below share one genomic window:
- the LOC128065477 gene encoding CMRF35-like molecule 5, with the protein MGGRTTCLLLALFLLIIPGSSAISGPRAVRGVEQGSLTVRCRYNPGWEPYVKWWCRGADQSSCRFVVKTIRGSEKEVKKGRVSIKDNWKDRSFTVTVEKLRLDDSDTYWCGIERTGPDLMDPVEVTIVPAPTVSISTRATSNANMFTASVAPEENQRQLPLLGSIHFLLLVFLKVPLLLGMLGAVLWVNKPLRSSRGKPQENQQPPCSSTLSREKDPQTEEKGIFLRQ; encoded by the exons GCTCATCTGCCATCTCGGGTCCCAGAGCAGTGAGAGGTGTGGAGCAGGGCTCACTGACTGTGCGGTGTCGATACAACCCTGGGTGGGAGCCCTACGTGAAGTGGTGGTGCCGGGGGGCTGACCAGAGCAGCTGTCGGTTCGTTGTTAAAACGATCCGTGGATCAGAGAAGGAGGTGAAGAAGGGCCGCGTGTCCATCAAGGACAACTGGAAAGACCGCTCGTTCACCGTGACCGTGGAGAAGCTCAGGCTAGATGATTCAGACACTTACTGGTGTGGGATTGAGAGAACTGGACCTGACCTGATGGACCCAGTAGAAGTGACCATTGTTCCAG CACCTACAGTGTCGATCTCCACCCGCGCCACCTCCAATGCCAACATGTTCACGGCATCAGTTGCCCCAGAAGAGAATCAACGGCAACT GCCCCTGCTGGGCAGCATCCACTTCCTGCTCCTGGTCTTCCTGAAGGTGCCCCTGCTCCTGGGCATGCTCGGTGCTGTCCTTTGGGTCAACAAGCCTCTGAGGAGCTCCAGGGGGAAGCCCCAGGAAAACCAGCAGCCCCCATGCTCTTCAACGTTGTCCAGAGAGAAAGACCctcaaacagaagaaaaaggcaTTTTTCTCAGGCAATGA